Genomic window (Psilocybe cubensis strain MGC-MH-2018 chromosome 1, whole genome shotgun sequence):
TTTTTCACGGTTTTGCTAATAAACGTTACCGTTTGCCGCTATTAAACTTCCCTCACACAGTTGGAAGAACTTGTGCCACAGGCTTGGCTATCCACTCCGAGTGCATATGTACTATCGCTTGTTTCTTATATCTAACCTGTTCCTCCTCAGGAGATCCTGAATCTAAACCATGCCAGATTCAATTACCCTTGCGGTTGGTTCGTGCCCTTCCCAAAGCAGCTGTGTTTTCCCCATTACTTTGTTTCCAAAGAAAGTTCAGCAAGATGTCATCTATCTCCCTATCTTCCGCCCTTGTTGAAGTATGGGCCCTCGACAATATCATGACATTGAAATCCGACTCTGAACTGGCTCACCGCTCGTGGAGCGTGCCCAAATCCGAACCATGCGTGCTCATCAATACCAACTCCTTTTCGGAGCTGAGGCGATCAGTCTATCTGGGATATCTCTTTTCATTTGCTGCTGTGCATAGCATCAAAATATCTATCCTCCGGCCGAGTGCGTTGACGTCTAGGTGCTGTCTGTACCTGGTATGGACTGTCTCCATGTGTAAGGCTGATTGGCCTGCCCCGATACCTAACATACTCTATGAACCAGAAATTTTATCCCCCTGATTCTGATATACTATTCTGGCCTACCTATCCTACGCTATATCATGCTCTGCTTGCTACTATATGCTTCCTCAACCGCAAGGCGTATTTCACTGTCTTCGCCTCTTCTTCGCGAAGCGAACCTCGCGTCCGCCGGTCACAACCATCGGAGCAAAACTCAAAGTAAGATAAAAATACCAGTGATAGCGGAATTTCAGCGGACTATGCTCTTATAATCTGGCATCCGTATCACAACCACGGCGACTGATATTGTGGGTTTTTTTAATAGCCTGCGGGCGCGTCATTTCCCACCAAGACCGACTTGATAAAGGATGTTTCCACTAGGAGAGGGGAAATGGACGCTACGTTCTAAGTGAAAACTGCTCTTTGTTCAATTGTCGATCCAAACACCAACAAAAATGGCGGACAAAGGCTGTGGAGGCCCGAGTCCATGTTTGAACAATGTTTGTCACTTCCCTCTTTGACATTTCGAAAAGCAAATCTTATGACCAATTTCTTGTTGACATTATAGCAGAAGCGTACCTGAACGATTTAGAGGGCCTTCCGATCTATCCATCGTGCTCCAATTTGCCGTCACTATTTCGCCATTGAACAATTTCTGGGGTCCCATCGGAATGTTCCTTTAGCTCGCATTGTTTTGGGTGTTAGGCTGTTAGCAAAAGTGGATGTCGGAATTCAGGCTCTGAAACCTCATGGAGTTTGTCTCTTACCACCTTCTATTTCTTGGATCGCATTACAAGGTGGCTAAAATGCGGACAGGTATTTTTGGATATCGATTCCTAGACTTGAAAGCATGGTAACATTTTTCTGGTCATTTTAGTGTTCTCTGCCGACTGCTCTTGCGTGGCCGAATCAAATGCTATTAAACAAATGGGATATTTGGTCTATGCTAGAAATATTCTGCAAAGTGAAACATGATTCCCATAAGCTCTGGAGTTTTCTGTGTGCGGCCTTCTCCCCGAAAATTCTACTTACCTTCTTAAACATGATGTGTCAGGCCACAGACCCTTAAGGATTGGGCGTGTGCAACCTGTCTCCCTGTTCTTTTTCGACATGGGAAAAAGAACAGAGTTCTCTACACCATGTTTTTCCAATTGAATCCGTCTGGGGAAACCATGAAATCCACGAATACATTGACGCGGGTTTTTGCCTTCTGATGCAGACATATACGTTTATCTATTTCTCCAACAGGATAACGGTGGACGCCTAATACCTTGGCCGACGAAAGCAGATCCTTGTCCAGTGACTGGCATGCCATGAATTGAGTATGAGGTGATGCATTTTGTCACCTTGATGCACATTTTCAATTGGGCGCGTCCCTCACGCGGACTCGGACTTCTCACAGTGCATGGCAAACTAAATCTAAGCGCCTCTTTTGGTCGTCGCCAATGTCTGTAAAACGGACATCTGTTACGGCTCATCCGCCAGAAACTGTACGCGTTTAAACTGGGGTGCTCTTGGCAATGATTTCGCTATAGTCAGATCtgtctaatttttttccttcgtTTTCGTCATGCTGACCCTTTACTTTGGAAAAGCCCACAGGATCGGATTACCAAGCGGGCGACCTAAACGCCATTTAACTGCATATGTATTGCAATTGCTTGATTGTGAGTAGGGTAGTTTGTGTTGATATTTCCCTTAGTTTCTATTTGGTTTCTGTCACCAACGCGTTAAACTTTATTCCTGGGAACTCTGGAACATCACTGGACACCCACCTAAATTGAGTTACTGACCAATCTATTCGTAGAATAACGTTAGTATCACCACTATATTATCATAATGCATATTATGAAGGAGTGGAATCACCATGAAATTTATAACATAGTAGGCAAGGTTGATTGACCACTTGAAGCGCTTTTAAGTTGAAGAGGTCGGACAACCATTTATTCCTGAAGAATCCCTAGTATGGAATAAAGATTAATTAATAACTAGTTAATCTAATGTGGCTTTACTCTCTTCTTCTGTAATCAGCTCTAGATAACCTCAGCCTTGGATCTTGCTTGAGTTCTTATACTTTGCACGAAACTCGTCAAAGTCTTCGCCCAATGGCAGCGAGTCAGTCACGTGATGACCTGCCCTGATGAGAATCGCTTGACACGTACAGTAGGTTATTGGACTGCATCTCGTAGCCAGGACTCCTGAAGAAATTTAAACTGTTAAACCATGGTATGTCGCGTAGATTTTATATGAAATACTATTAAACGATGTACTAAAACTTTTCTCAGGTTGTTTTAGCAGCATCAATATGCACCAAGGGTGGTAAAGGTGCGTACTGTTCGATCCAGTAACATAAACGAGAAAGGTTTACCACAATGAATCTCTTTTTCGAAACACGTAGCCGTTATCTCGCGCCAGTTCCGCGATATGACACGGACGAGGATTGAATCTCTCCTCGCCTCCTTCCCTAAACTCATACCTACGAATACCCAACACACCTCCGTCGAGACCGCCGAGGTCAGATATGTATACCAGCCTCTGGAGGACCTGTACATTCTCCTCatcacaaacaaagcatCGAACATCTTACAGGACATCGATACTCTGCATCTTTTTGCCCGCGTTGTCTCTGACATGTGCCGCAGCGCGGACGAGCGGGAGATCCTCAAAAATTCGTTCGAGCTCCTGGGAGCATTCGACGAGATCGTCACACTTGGATACAGAGAACAGGTCAACCTCATGCAGGTCAGGAGTGTGTTGGAGATGGAGAGTCACGAGGAAAAGATCCAGGAAATTATCGCCAGGGTGAGCTTTTCCGTTTGGCTGTCGCTGCCATGATCTAATCGTGCATCATTCGCCGACGTCCATTCCAGAACAAAGAGGCGGAAGCCAAGGAGGAGCTCAAGCGTCGTGCCAAACAGCTGGAGATGCAGCGACGCGAGCAGCAACGCCGTGccgctggaggaggaggaggcggaagCAGCTACCTTGGAGGAGGCCCGACAGGGTACTCGTCCATTCCTCGTTACGAGACCCCCGAAGTATCTGCTCCGTCTATCTCCCGTACGAATAATACATCGTCTTCTACCCCCACCCGTGCTCCTGCTTTTAAGGGCAGCGGCATGAAACTTGGTtctaaaaaaacaaaacaggCCGAGTTGCTGGACGCTCTGGGGGGTGACGTTTTGGCGTCGACTGGGTTGgctgagcaggcgcaggcaCCAGCTACACCTGCACAAGAAACTCATGTCGTTCAGAAAGTCAGTGGCAGAGGCAGTCTTCCTGAAGTTGAAGCCCAAAGGTCAGTAACCCTCCAGTTTATTCATTGCCGGATA
Coding sequences:
- a CDS encoding Coatomer subunit delta produces the protein MVVLAASICTKGGKAVISRQFRDMTRTRIESLLASFPKLIPTNTQHTSVETAEVRYVYQPLEDLYILLITNKASNILQDIDTLHLFARVVSDMCRSADEREILKNSFELLGAFDEIVTLGYREQVNLMQVRSVLEMESHEEKIQEIIARNKEAEAKEELKRRAKQLEMQRREQQRRAAGGGGGGSSYLGGGPTGYSSIPRYETPEVSAPSISRTNNTSSSTPTRAPAFKGSGMKLGSKKTKQAELLDALGGDVLASTGLAEQAQAPATPAQETHVVQKVSGRGSLPEVEAQSVHIIIKEQISLSLLRDGGVQSMELKGDMNLQVTDPANAHIKINLANVSTDFGGSALQFKQHPNVAKFTPGQPRVVALKDSAKAFPVGHSLAVLKWRYAGTDESNVPLSINCWPSPSNDGTCEVSIEYELENEHVTLYDVVISIPLPDGSYPTVSSHTAEWSLDPSSHSLAWSIPIVSPSDDSKSGSLIFNVGGVDVGAFFPVEVSFIGQGSLAGVAVASVERTNGDGSPDFSVDAFVTADEYLVV